A stretch of the Janthinobacterium sp. B9-8 genome encodes the following:
- a CDS encoding flagellin N-terminal helical domain-containing protein, which translates to MAISLNTNLTAISTQRSLSTSQSALAISLNRLSSGLRINRAQDDAAGLAISSRMSSKINGTSQSIRNANDGISMVQTAEGAMSGISDSLQRMRELSVQAANAPVSSADRKLMNDEVQQLSAEIQRIASSTHFNNIRLLDGSFNSRSFYVGTGDAISISSISNMQTSHLGSTGSSFEASLKSEAITSSLSAGDLLLNNVSVNASILGAAAGQTADSAFAIASAINDTSATSGVSASASTKVISAAPGSFSNIAAFSINGVDIGSVSAGTDASSQGTNLANAIAGFAAQTGVTASASAGIVTISAADGRNINIGLNGTVANAATAAANKAAFLSQTGLAAGAVGSQGTAAVAAQNTFNIAASIGAGAQFAVNGISFTVRNSALASAVVDASHVDLNIAGASNNAATVSSALSSAISMAQGNGLTAAALSDFSVSDGGGTVVLNDNTPGASSTSISSSSGSVTRNITGAATSSGSAATNRGTVTLTSFSEEGLSVAGTAPENAGLTAGITLATAIATIAGITSVNTLTAANAQKAISSLDSALDSVNSARSALGAYQNRFTWAVSSMQNSLEDLSASRSRIRDADFAAETGSITRARILQQAGTAMLAQANTTPYMVMALLKGAL; encoded by the coding sequence ATGGCGATAAGCCTTAATACCAACCTTACGGCAATCAGTACTCAGCGCAGCTTGAGTACGTCGCAAAGTGCTTTGGCTATTTCCTTAAATCGCCTTTCATCCGGCCTGCGTATCAATCGTGCGCAGGATGATGCAGCGGGGCTGGCGATTAGCAGCCGTATGTCTTCAAAAATCAATGGCACGAGCCAATCGATTCGTAATGCCAACGATGGGATTTCGATGGTGCAAACGGCCGAAGGGGCGATGAGCGGGATATCCGATAGCTTGCAGCGCATGCGCGAGCTATCCGTGCAAGCGGCCAATGCGCCGGTATCAAGCGCTGATCGCAAATTAATGAATGATGAAGTTCAGCAGTTAAGCGCAGAAATCCAGCGCATTGCCAGCTCCACCCACTTTAATAACATCCGCTTACTAGATGGCAGTTTTAACTCGCGCTCTTTCTATGTGGGCACAGGCGATGCAATCAGCATTAGCTCGATCAGTAATATGCAAACCTCACACTTAGGCAGCACAGGCTCTTCGTTTGAGGCATCACTCAAAAGCGAGGCGATCACGTCCTCGCTCAGTGCTGGAGATTTGCTGCTGAATAATGTGTCGGTCAACGCTTCAATACTGGGCGCTGCTGCAGGGCAGACTGCAGATAGCGCTTTTGCGATTGCTTCGGCCATTAATGACACCTCGGCCACCTCAGGCGTCAGCGCTAGTGCCAGCACAAAAGTAATTAGCGCAGCCCCCGGCTCATTTAGCAATATTGCTGCATTTAGCATCAATGGCGTTGATATTGGCTCGGTCAGCGCGGGCACGGATGCCAGCAGCCAAGGCACTAACCTTGCCAATGCGATTGCAGGCTTTGCAGCGCAAACCGGTGTAACGGCAAGCGCCAGTGCCGGCATTGTGACGATCAGCGCTGCGGATGGCCGCAATATTAATATTGGTTTAAACGGCACGGTCGCTAATGCAGCAACTGCAGCCGCCAATAAAGCGGCGTTTCTTAGCCAAACAGGCTTGGCAGCTGGAGCTGTAGGCTCTCAGGGAACGGCGGCGGTGGCGGCTCAAAACACATTTAATATTGCCGCCAGTATAGGGGCTGGTGCTCAGTTTGCAGTCAATGGGATCAGCTTTACTGTGCGCAATTCAGCGCTGGCATCAGCAGTGGTTGATGCCAGCCATGTAGATTTGAATATCGCTGGCGCGAGCAATAATGCGGCAACGGTTTCATCGGCGCTCAGCAGTGCCATATCGATGGCACAAGGCAATGGGCTGACCGCTGCCGCACTGAGTGATTTTAGTGTTTCGGATGGTGGCGGCACGGTGGTGCTTAATGACAATACGCCCGGCGCGTCAAGTACCAGCATTTCCAGTAGCAGTGGATCCGTCACACGCAATATCACGGGGGCAGCAACCAGCAGTGGCAGTGCAGCCACTAATCGCGGCACGGTTACGCTTACAAGCTTTAGCGAAGAAGGCCTGAGCGTTGCCGGAACAGCCCCTGAAAACGCGGGGTTAACAGCCGGCATTACCCTCGCCACCGCAATCGCCACCATCGCGGGTATTACTTCAGTAAACACTTTAACGGCAGCAAACGCGCAAAAAGCCATCTCCTCGCTCGATAGTGCATTAGATAGCGTCAATAGCGCCCGCAGCGCTTTAGGGGCTTACCAAAATCGCTTTACGTGGGCGGTATCGAGCATGCAAAACTCGCTGGAAGACCTAAGCGCCTCGCGCAGCCGCATCCGGGATGCTGACTTTGCAGCCGAAACCGGAAGCATCACCCGTGCCCGCATTTTGCAGCAGGCAGGCACGGCCATGCTGGCCCAGGCCAATACCACGCCCTATATGGTGATGGCACTATTGAAAGGCGCGCTTTAA
- a CDS encoding PhzF family phenazine biosynthesis protein has translation MKIRAYTLNAFAKTSQGGNPAGVVFDADALTESQMHEIARIIGFSETAFLMKSSVADFKVRFFTPTDEVDLCGHATIATFFALAKLGFVRPGQYMQETKAGLMKVVVADDLSILMDQKAPSFFDVLEPADIAASLNLNVNELMAGMPVQIVSTGIRDIMVPVKSLEILHEMKPDFDRVGDISRQRNVVGFHVFTLETLNEGMAHCRNLAPLYGIPEESATGTSNGALASYLFQQGLVNSLQAKKLVMEQGYSMEMPSEIVVSLTTEGNTILQVKVGGKALNLTEREIELPYSKSSEKIN, from the coding sequence ATGAAAATCAGAGCTTACACACTCAATGCTTTTGCGAAGACCAGCCAAGGCGGCAATCCAGCCGGAGTCGTCTTCGATGCGGACGCTTTGACTGAATCGCAAATGCATGAAATTGCCAGAATCATTGGCTTCAGCGAAACAGCCTTTTTGATGAAATCCAGTGTCGCGGACTTCAAAGTGCGTTTTTTTACGCCAACAGATGAAGTGGATCTTTGTGGGCATGCCACGATAGCAACGTTCTTTGCTCTGGCGAAGTTGGGATTCGTGCGGCCCGGCCAGTACATGCAGGAAACCAAAGCCGGGTTGATGAAAGTCGTTGTAGCCGATGATTTGTCGATCCTGATGGATCAGAAAGCCCCAAGTTTTTTTGACGTTTTAGAACCTGCTGATATTGCAGCTTCTCTGAATCTGAATGTAAATGAACTTATGGCGGGCATGCCCGTACAGATAGTAAGCACCGGCATCCGGGATATCATGGTTCCGGTCAAGTCCTTGGAAATCCTTCACGAAATGAAGCCCGACTTTGACCGAGTTGGCGACATCAGCAGGCAGCGGAACGTCGTGGGCTTTCACGTATTCACACTAGAGACTTTGAACGAAGGGATGGCCCACTGCAGAAACTTGGCACCACTTTATGGTATTCCAGAGGAATCCGCGACAGGGACGTCTAACGGTGCTCTTGCTTCGTATCTGTTTCAGCAGGGGCTAGTTAACTCTTTACAAGCAAAAAAACTCGTCATGGAACAGGGCTATTCGATGGAAATGCCTTCAGAGATCGTGGTGTCTTTGACAACTGAAGGAAATACCATTTTGCAGGTTAAGGTTGGAGGCAAGGCTTTGAATTTGACTGAGCGGGAGATTGAACTGCCCTACTCCAAATCGTCAGAAAAGATAAACTGA
- a CDS encoding terminase small subunit, producing MARLTKNEWHAGRLRWETEINLSFAQLSEELGVSRKAVSQMAAREEWARAHIKHVPQAVNVPLEVPVHVPRQVPPNVPVKRPHPSKKEETAISHPEAHKTPRSVGRPSSYQETYPTLMLEYFKENKAYSRIPLNNGAIHYSPNELPTFTKFAERIGVSEETLRNWAKARNKEGLPLRPEFFGAYARARKIQEDFILECGLVGAFNSSIVTLLLKNCHGYEDMKREEIDVTANKRSVEEVEAAIIEGMRKTKELQKTVEGRFYRITGLGSPPINAEINN from the coding sequence GTGGCTCGATTAACAAAGAATGAATGGCACGCAGGCCGCCTACGCTGGGAAACAGAGATAAACCTAAGCTTTGCCCAACTGAGTGAAGAATTAGGCGTAAGCCGCAAAGCCGTATCACAAATGGCGGCTCGAGAAGAATGGGCACGAGCGCATATTAAGCATGTTCCGCAGGCCGTAAATGTTCCTCTAGAAGTTCCGGTCCATGTTCCGCGACAAGTTCCGCCTAATGTTCCGGTAAAACGGCCTCATCCTTCAAAAAAAGAAGAGACCGCGATCAGTCATCCAGAAGCACACAAAACTCCCCGCTCAGTAGGACGGCCCAGCTCGTATCAAGAGACTTACCCAACGCTCATGCTTGAATACTTCAAAGAAAACAAGGCTTATAGCCGTATTCCTCTTAATAACGGCGCAATTCATTACTCCCCTAATGAGCTACCGACCTTCACCAAGTTTGCTGAACGAATCGGGGTATCAGAGGAAACATTACGCAATTGGGCCAAGGCTAGAAACAAAGAAGGATTGCCACTTAGACCGGAGTTTTTTGGGGCTTACGCACGCGCGCGCAAGATTCAGGAAGATTTCATTCTGGAATGCGGCTTAGTTGGCGCGTTCAATTCTTCGATTGTGACCCTGCTCTTGAAGAACTGTCACGGCTACGAAGACATGAAGCGTGAAGAAATTGATGTGACGGCTAACAAGCGTTCCGTTGAAGAAGTAGAGGCCGCAATCATTGAAGGGATGCGGAAGACTAAAGAGCTGCAAAAAACCGTCGAAGGCCGCTTCTATCGGATCACTGGCCTAGGCAGCCCGCCGATTAATGCAGAGATTAATAATTAA